AGTTCACCGTGAACTATACCTATGGGAAGGCCTTGACCAATAGCGCGGGCAACTATTCAGTCAATACCTCCGGCGCCACCGCTGGGGGCCAAGGTGCTTTCCAGAACTACTACGACAGCGCTGCGGATTGGGGTCCGGCGGCTTACGATGTGCGTCACAACTTCAGTGGCACGGGCGTCTATTCCCTGCCGTTTGGCCACGGCAAGCAGTATCTTTCGGGGGTCAACCGGGTGGTGGATGAGGCCATTGGCGGCTGGAAGGTTTCGACCGCCGCCGTTGTCTACAGCGGATTTCCCGAGACGATCCTTGGCCCCGGGAACAACTCCAACAGCTTCGGCAATTCGCGGCCCAATCAGTATCGTGCTCTGAAGATCGTAAACCGCAATATCGATCACTGGTACGGCACCGATCCTTCGGCTATTCCCTGCACCACTCCCGGGATTGACAACGGTCTGTGCGCCTTTGGAGCACCTGCCCCCAACACCTTCGGCGATGCAAGGAACGGCAACACACGCAGTCCACGTTATCTGAACGTCGATATGTCGGCCTTCAAGGACTTCGCCATCGTCCGTGAGCAGACCCTCGGCTTCCGGTTCGATGCCTTCAATGCCTTCAACATTGCCAGCTATGGCAACCCTGACACCAATATCGGCGACAACAACTTCGGGAATATCTCAAACCAGGGAACGGCTAATGGAATCCAGCAGGCCATTCGTTCCACGGAGCGCCGGTTGCAGTTCTCCGCGAACTATCGGTTCTAGTACGGGCCCAGAAGGCCCTCGATTATTTACCGACCGTGGCATCGCATCACAGGGGCAGGGCTTCGGCTCTGCCTCTGCCACATGTAGGTGTTCCAAATGCTGGCGATGTACTGATAATCGTGTTCCATCGGCACGCTGAAAGCGAACAGAATGGTTGCCGCACATACTATGGCAACACCGTTTCGATCAGAAATATAAATCCTGTCTTCGTTGCTGCTATTTTCGAAGTTACAGAAAAAAGAGGAACACGCTTGGCGTTTTATCTCGCACTAGATGTAGGCGGCACAAAGACTGAGTATGTATTGGCGGATGACACCCACGAACTCGCGAGAGTCCGCGGGGGCACCATCAAACGTATGCGCACCGACGCGAGCACTGCGACGCAGAATCTCGATAAGGCACTTGCCGAGCTGACCGCGTTAACCGGTGTGTCGATGACGTCCATCACCCGAAGCTGTGTCGGTGCGGCGGGCATCACTGTTGCGCTGGTCACCGACTGGATACGCGAAACCTTTGGCGAACGCGTCGGCGGCTCGCTTATCCTTGTTGGGGATGTGGAGATCGCGCTCGATGCTGCTTTCTTCGGTGGACCCGGCGTGCTGGTGATGGCCGGGACCGGGTCGAACGTCGCTGGACGCACCGTTGGTGGTGATCTGACTACCGCCGGAGGGTGGGGGCCTGCCCTGGCCGATCAGGGCTCAGGAAGCAGAATCGGACATCAGGCGCTGCGTGATACCTTTTTTGCTATCGACGAAGATCGTAGAACCACTCTGCTGCCAGCGATTCTTGAGTTGTGGCAGCTCTCCGATCTCGACTCGCTTATCGGCTACGCCAACCAGATCCCTGCCCCCGACTTTACACGCCTCGCTCCTCTGGTAGTGAAGTGCGCGGCGGAGGGAGACGCTGTGGCGCAGAACGTTCTTCAGCGTGAAGCAGAAGAGCTGGCCCACCTTGCGCATCTCGTCATCGAGCGGCTGCGACGCGACGCATCCGACAGCCGTCCGGACTGGGTCCCAGACCTTGCGTTCACGGGCAGCATTCTCGAACATGTCGCACCGATCCGCGACGGAATTGTTCAGG
This Tunturibacter gelidoferens DNA region includes the following protein-coding sequences:
- a CDS encoding N-acetylglucosamine kinase: MAFYLALDVGGTKTEYVLADDTHELARVRGGTIKRMRTDASTATQNLDKALAELTALTGVSMTSITRSCVGAAGITVALVTDWIRETFGERVGGSLILVGDVEIALDAAFFGGPGVLVMAGTGSNVAGRTVGGDLTTAGGWGPALADQGSGSRIGHQALRDTFFAIDEDRRTTLLPAILELWQLSDLDSLIGYANQIPAPDFTRLAPLVVKCAAEGDAVAQNVLQREAEELAHLAHLVIERLRRDASDSRPDWVPDLAFTGSILEHVAPIRDGIVQALRREHASLKVLPGTVDPILGALWRARSGQLPIAG